Proteins from one Oncorhynchus gorbuscha isolate QuinsamMale2020 ecotype Even-year linkage group LG18, OgorEven_v1.0, whole genome shotgun sequence genomic window:
- the LOC124004056 gene encoding uncharacterized protein LOC124004056 isoform X1, with protein MALFIPDMAGHLFLVILLFVTFQYIEAQGPYPKPDLTVNIVEDFNIICLIPGSFSPDTTCNLYVGEESQPSFTAKIMKRKAISASGQQFCQFTPKHSDLISRLQSVRRKEVSCDYRLSSGPNSLSPRSDGYNFTDLVGVNISDPTTKPFPAGGQSSTESVLAGLTVTSTLSPGITVTTTSVQSWQAAVGVASVVGVFLMGLTAICLCWRTKKHSQRPASRQDDHSQCDLVMGAVSSAGMLDSKDAGINSLVTFVPSTFLPSGPVEENGQSSEKDNSVTYHVYSSIPDRPATSAQPDGLYSVLQAH; from the exons ATCCAAAACCAGACCTTACAGTCAATATTGTTGAGGACTTCAACATCATCTGTTTGATTCCTGGATCCTTCAGTCCTGACACCACCTGTAACCTGTATGTTGGAGAGGAGAGTCAGCCATCCTTCACAGCAAAGATCATGAAGAGAAAAGCCATCTCAGCATCCGGACAGCAGTTCTGTCAATTCACTCCAAAACATAGTGATCTGATCAGTCGTCTACAGTCAGTGAGGCGGAAGGAGGTGAGCTGTGACTACAGATTGAGCTCAGgaccaaactctctctctccacgcagTGATGGGTACAACTTTACAG ATCTGGTGGGAGTTAACATTAGTGATCCAACAACTAAACCCTTTCCAGCAG GAGGTCAAAGCTCCACAGAAAGCGTTCTGG CAGGTTTGACTGTTACTTCTACTTTGTCCCCTGGCATCACAGTGACAACAACTT CTGTGCAATCATGGCAGGCAGCAGTGGGTGTGGCTTCAGTAGTGGGTGTGTTCCTGATGGGATTGACAGCTATCTGTCTCTGCTGGAGGACCA AGAAACATTCTCAGAG ACCTGCAtccagacaggatgatcacagTCAAT GTGATTTGGTGATGGGAGCAGTGAGCAGTGCAGGCATGTTGGATTCAAAGGATGCTGGGATCAATTCTCTCGTCACCTTTGTACCGTCCACGTTTTTGCCCTCGG GCCCAGTTGAAGAGAATGGACAGTCATCTGAAAAAGACAAT TCTGTTACGTACCACGTATACAGCTCAATCCCCGACCGACCAGCAACATCAGCCCAGCCGGATGGGTTGTACAGTGTTCTGCAAGCACACTGA
- the LOC124004056 gene encoding uncharacterized protein LOC124004056 isoform X2 yields the protein MALFIPDMAGHLFLVILLFVTFQYIEAQGPYPKPDLTVNIVEDFNIICLIPGSFSPDTTCNLYVGEESQPSFTAKIMKRKAISASGQQFCQFTPKHSDLISRLQSVRRKEVSCDYRLSSGPNSLSPRSDGYNFTDLVGVNISDPTTKPFPAGGQSSTESVLGLTVTSTLSPGITVTTTSVQSWQAAVGVASVVGVFLMGLTAICLCWRTKKHSQRPASRQDDHSQCDLVMGAVSSAGMLDSKDAGINSLVTFVPSTFLPSGPVEENGQSSEKDNSVTYHVYSSIPDRPATSAQPDGLYSVLQAH from the exons ATCCAAAACCAGACCTTACAGTCAATATTGTTGAGGACTTCAACATCATCTGTTTGATTCCTGGATCCTTCAGTCCTGACACCACCTGTAACCTGTATGTTGGAGAGGAGAGTCAGCCATCCTTCACAGCAAAGATCATGAAGAGAAAAGCCATCTCAGCATCCGGACAGCAGTTCTGTCAATTCACTCCAAAACATAGTGATCTGATCAGTCGTCTACAGTCAGTGAGGCGGAAGGAGGTGAGCTGTGACTACAGATTGAGCTCAGgaccaaactctctctctccacgcagTGATGGGTACAACTTTACAG ATCTGGTGGGAGTTAACATTAGTGATCCAACAACTAAACCCTTTCCAGCAG GAGGTCAAAGCTCCACAGAAAGCGTTCTGG GTTTGACTGTTACTTCTACTTTGTCCCCTGGCATCACAGTGACAACAACTT CTGTGCAATCATGGCAGGCAGCAGTGGGTGTGGCTTCAGTAGTGGGTGTGTTCCTGATGGGATTGACAGCTATCTGTCTCTGCTGGAGGACCA AGAAACATTCTCAGAG ACCTGCAtccagacaggatgatcacagTCAAT GTGATTTGGTGATGGGAGCAGTGAGCAGTGCAGGCATGTTGGATTCAAAGGATGCTGGGATCAATTCTCTCGTCACCTTTGTACCGTCCACGTTTTTGCCCTCGG GCCCAGTTGAAGAGAATGGACAGTCATCTGAAAAAGACAAT TCTGTTACGTACCACGTATACAGCTCAATCCCCGACCGACCAGCAACATCAGCCCAGCCGGATGGGTTGTACAGTGTTCTGCAAGCACACTGA